The Malus domestica chromosome 13, GDT2T_hap1 genome includes a window with the following:
- the LOC103406852 gene encoding peroxisomal membrane protein PMP22 has protein sequence MSEIVSEAWRKYLIQLQSHPLRTKAITSGVLAGCSDAIAQKISGIKKLQLRRLLLIMLYGFAYAGPFGHFLHKLMDVIFKGKKDNKTIAKKVLVEQLTSSPWNNMVFMTYYGLVIEGRPWNLVRSKVRKDYPSIQLTAWKFWPIVGWVNYQYMPLQFRVLFHSFVASCWAIFLNLKARSAVIKQA, from the exons ATGTCTGAAATAGTCAGCGAGGCTTGGAGAAAATATCTCATACAGCTTCAATCCCACCCTCTCAGAACTAAG GCAATTACATCAGGAGTTTTAGCTGGGTGCAGTGATGCAATAGCCCAGAAGATTTCTGGAATCAAAAAGCTTCAACTGAGAAGACTGCTTCTTATAATG CTGTATGGTTTCGCATATGCGGGACCATTTGGGCACTTCCTCCACAAATTGATGGATGTAATATTTAAGGGAAAGAAGGACAACAAAACGATCGCAAAGAAG GTTTTGGTGGAACAATTAACTTCGTCTCCTTGGAACAACATGGTTTTCATGACATACTATGGCTTGGTTATTGAAG GAAGACCATGGAATTTAGTCAGGAGCAAAGTTCGAAAGGACTATCCTTCTATCCAATTGACCGCATGGAAG TTTTGGCCTATTGTTGGTTGGGTGAATTACCAATATATGCCTCTGCAGTTTCGTGTCTTGTTTCACAGCTTTGTTGCCTCATGCTG GGCAATCTTTCTTAATCTGAAGGCTAGATCGGCGGTAATCAAGCAGGCATAG